The proteins below are encoded in one region of Alistipes indistinctus YIT 12060:
- a CDS encoding toxin-antitoxin system YwqK family antitoxin: MKRLVFTLLFGISVLAAAAQEFGQVCTEKVPDEIHHFDRYKVNSQFYDADLIKQKNDRGVQRWFCNDTIMDGFYRGVPYIEYYGPSVFDGFDLRYSVYKFKDGIRNDTVRDYRADDSCLVAEVITLDSIRKIYKDYYDNGHLKILAESSNGKLDGIWQKWHWEGRPLLLRHYKDGEQCGEEKIWYGNGYLSGIWHYADGQQIFPHERWYYSDSEDEYSSTAPDWYKIEYSLMPDQGSDYTLTEIFTIGKDGTKRLTTSEYYEYGDLVHSTYQHCDSVVYDTLCRQPQQRLEVRGYLRGRLREYANYPLDNRNMDSTLGPYFESYSEAGELTEKYVYDFNRERTVPVRLYKNTGVTVTDITSAEYVKLLADSCNMPLDTGAVHIWKPDSLVVELKKRQMLLLNYLSDYYGVLWRYDGYNSRAGMHVLNCVRPEERQYFAIDHTSGVSTELFCSYTPVCCGKSDLFLTCYEEPYAWEKPVNVVYIYKVLPGGKIAQVASCDRGAGFGTLDLDNFIWVGEHTLVATKVPREEPVQLYFGEPYGNFLEGDECEENDDGISYAKRYVRIEIDPPALEKADPLPTIEKLEEENNEWVKFTIQENDQVVTEERDGGEEFDG; encoded by the coding sequence ATGAAGAGACTGGTTTTTACACTCCTTTTCGGGATTTCGGTACTGGCAGCCGCAGCGCAGGAGTTCGGGCAGGTTTGCACCGAGAAAGTCCCTGACGAGATCCACCATTTCGACCGATACAAGGTGAACTCACAATTCTACGACGCAGATCTTATCAAACAAAAAAACGATCGCGGGGTGCAACGCTGGTTTTGTAATGACACGATCATGGACGGCTTCTACCGGGGAGTCCCCTACATCGAGTATTATGGGCCGTCTGTATTCGACGGTTTCGATCTGCGTTATAGCGTTTATAAGTTCAAAGACGGAATCCGGAACGATACCGTCCGGGATTACAGGGCCGATGACAGTTGTTTGGTAGCTGAGGTGATTACCCTCGACAGCATACGGAAAATCTATAAAGATTATTACGATAACGGACACTTGAAGATTCTCGCTGAATCATCCAATGGCAAACTGGACGGTATCTGGCAGAAATGGCATTGGGAGGGCCGCCCCCTCCTCCTGCGGCATTACAAAGATGGCGAGCAGTGTGGAGAGGAAAAAATATGGTACGGGAACGGATACCTCTCCGGCATCTGGCATTATGCCGACGGGCAACAAATATTTCCCCATGAACGGTGGTACTATTCGGATTCTGAAGATGAATATTCCTCAACAGCGCCTGATTGGTATAAAATCGAGTACAGCCTCATGCCCGATCAGGGTTCCGACTACACACTGACGGAGATTTTTACGATCGGCAAGGACGGCACCAAACGTTTGACCACCAGTGAATACTATGAATACGGCGATTTGGTGCACAGCACTTATCAACATTGTGATTCCGTCGTGTATGATACGCTTTGCCGACAACCGCAGCAGCGTTTGGAAGTACGGGGGTATTTACGGGGCCGGCTGCGGGAGTATGCGAATTATCCGTTAGATAACCGGAATATGGATAGCACGTTGGGTCCGTACTTCGAAAGCTATTCCGAGGCCGGGGAGCTTACTGAAAAATACGTTTATGATTTTAACCGTGAAAGGACGGTTCCGGTACGCCTCTACAAGAATACGGGAGTGACCGTCACAGATATCACTTCGGCTGAATATGTAAAGTTACTGGCCGATAGTTGCAATATGCCGTTGGATACGGGAGCGGTGCACATATGGAAACCCGATTCACTGGTCGTAGAATTGAAAAAGCGGCAAATGCTACTTTTAAATTATTTGAGTGACTATTACGGTGTGCTGTGGCGATATGACGGCTATAATTCCCGGGCCGGAATGCATGTCCTGAATTGTGTACGTCCTGAAGAAAGACAATATTTTGCGATAGACCATACGTCGGGTGTATCAACCGAACTTTTTTGTAGCTATACTCCGGTTTGCTGTGGAAAATCCGACCTCTTTCTGACCTGTTATGAAGAGCCGTATGCGTGGGAGAAACCGGTGAATGTTGTCTATATCTACAAGGTATTACCGGGAGGGAAGATTGCACAGGTCGCTTCCTGTGACCGGGGGGCCGGTTTCGGAACGCTTGATCTGGACAATTTTATATGGGTCGGCGAACATACGCTCGTTGCTACGAAGGTACCCCGGGAGGAGCCCGTCCAGCTCTATTTCGGGGAGCCGTACGGCAATTTCCTGGAAGGGGACGAGTGTGAAGAAAATGATGACGGGATTTCCTACGCAAAAAGGTACGTACGTATCGAGATCGACCCGCCGGCTTTGGAAAAAGCGGATCCGTTACCGACGATAGAGAAGCTGGAAGAAGAGAATAATGAGTGGGTGAAGTTTACGATACAGGAAAACGATCAGGTGGTGACCGAAGAGAGGGACGGAGGAGAGGAATTTGACGGATAA